In Miscanthus floridulus cultivar M001 chromosome 19, ASM1932011v1, whole genome shotgun sequence, the DNA window ATTTTGTTCTGGCACATGGGAATAGGCATCTAGGATAATATTAGCAACTGATGATGATCATCCAGGTCAGGCTCTGGCCGAGGAACTTGCTCGTCGACTTGGTAAAGAAAGGTCTGTGCATCAGCATGCTTTAACTATTGTGAAATAAAATGTTATGTGAccattcattttttttcatttcctttttccCATTTGATTTGATGCAATCAGATGTTGGAGAGTCAAGTGGCCAAAGAAGAATGATACAGATACTTGCAAGGATGCaaatgaggtttgttatggaatGCATGGGTTCATTTGACATATTCTTGAAATCAGTTCTTGGAACTTGGGTAGTCTTTTGTCATTATGTAACCAGCCCTTGTAACACCTTTTTTTTGACCTACAGGTACTGATGTTTTTAGGTCCACAAGCATTGAGAAAGGTTATAGAAGATGCAGAACTGTATCCTATAAGAGGCCTTTTTTCATTCAAAGATTTCTTCCCAGAGATTGATAATTACTTTCTTGGAATACATGGTGATGAGCTTGGTATTCATACTGGATGGAAATCTTTGGATGATCTTTACAAGGTAAAAAAAGTTTTATTGCATTATTCAATATTCCTTAGTTCATTGGTGAAGGTGGGTTCTCAAGAAGAGTTAGCTTTCTTTATTATAACAGTAATGCTTTTGTGTGCCTCATCACAGGTACTTTGCTCACATAAGTTGAATTTGGCAATCTGTTTTCTTTGTTTACCATATGATACTATTTCATTCAATTTACTGTCAATATGTTCAGTACAGCAATGCCTTGATTTTGTCCTATAAATCTGTCTATACTCATTCTTTATCTGGCTAATTTTTAATTGAAAGTGGCTTATCCTTTTGTTCTGTGATCGTTAAGTACCACCTGAACAGACTTACATGGCTAGTGAGCATAGAAAAGATGGCCTATAAGCTATGTGCCGCATTGTTCAATTTTTCCCCTCTTTTTCTCAGGTTGTTCCTGGGGAATTGACTGTAGTAACTGGAGTACCGAATTCTGGTAAAAGCGAGTGGATAGATGCTTTATTATGCAATATAAACAAACAATGTGGGTGGAAATTTGTTCTGTGCTCGATGGAAAACAAGGCAAGCCATTGTAGTATTTGATTGATGTCAGTTAATTAACTAAAGGTCATTGGACACTTCCAAACAGTTTTGTCTTTGGTGTTTAGGTAAAGGAGCATGCTAGGAAACTCTTAGAGAAGCACATTGagaaaccattctttgatgctaGGTAAGTCAGTCTGCAATTGGTGTTTCAATTTGTCTTATTAGTGATCCCTAAAGAGAATGATTATCTTTTAGAGGACCGTTAGTATTTCACTGTGTTTATTTGGTTATAAGATGGTAAAGTTTAGTTGGTTAAGCAATACTTGTTTTTGTTAATGCAGGTATGGTGGGGATGCACAGAGGATGACTCCTGATGAATTTGAAGCAGGAAAACAATGGTTAAATGAAACTTTCCATCTTATTCGGTATTTATCACATCTGACAGCACAAATCACTTTCTAGAGTCTCTTAGTTTTATGTAGTAATGCAATAGTTACCTTCTCTCCACTCATATGGTTCTCTTGAAGGATGACATATGTCTTCATATTTAGAGGTTTCTTGTTACAGGTGTGAAGATGATAGCCTTCCATCTATTAATTGGGTTCTTGACCTTGCAAAAGCTGCAGTTCTAAGACATGGAGTGCGTGGTCTCGTGATTGATCCTTATAATGAACTTGACCATCAGCGCCCCTCAAACCAGTAAGCATTACCTTGGCTCTCCTAAGCATGATGGCCGTTTACAGATTTGCTGATAATTGTTATTAACATGCATTATTAAAGATAAGCAACTTTTGTCCAAGAGTTTCTACTTATTATGGCTTTGTATTTATGTGTgtgtgtttcctttttttctggATACTCAACAGGACGGAAACAGAATACGTCAGCCAGATTCTTACCAAGGTTAAGCGCTTTGCTCAGCACCATTCATGTCATGTATGGTTTGTTGCGCATCCTAGACAGGTAATCAAACTGTACATAACACTTATTAGTTTTGGTGACCTAAAATGAGGTCTTGGAGTTGATGTTTTGTATAGCTTCATAACTGGAATGGAGGTCCACCTAATATGTATGACATAAGTGGAAGCGCACATTTCATAAACAAATGCGATAATGGAATTGTCGTCCACAGAAACAGGGATCCAAATGCTGGCCCCCTTGATGTTGTGCAGGTTATTTTTGCTCTCATTTTTACCCTTGATTCCATGGGATTTGTTtcatcatttttttttttgcaaagaaatctaATCATGTGCCTACTTGTTGTTCTATTACCTGGGGTGTTATCATAGGTTTGTGTGAGGAAGGTGCGGAATAAAGTGATTGGACAAATAGGAGATGCTTTCTTGACATATGACCGGTgtgtttttattttctatattgaaGTTTCTTGAGCATGGATTTTGTCATTACCTTTGATTCTATATTTACCAACATTTCTTTACCCAAGTCTTCAAACAGCATGTCTCAGTGAATCACCAAATTCAACCTTTGTTTCCAACACAGGGTTACTGGTCAATATAAGGATGCTGGTAAATCCACTATAGCAGCTGTAACAGCAGTGCAAAAGCGTCAAAACAGTTATGCAAAGAGTAAAAAGGACAATGTGGCATATGAGATGCCATTTCCACATCCTGTTGAAGACGACTCGGTTTCTGGTGAAGACGACTCAATTTCTGGTGAAGACGGCAGGAATAGTTTTGGTCTCTGACAGTGCATAAGAAAGTCATGTTCCTGCTGATTTGCTGTACTTGTATCAATCAACGCAAGTGAGATTACACGATTGTTTCTGGGGATGGCCTGTTGGAGGCTTGGAGCTCAGGTAGTCCTCATTGATGAACTGGATTGGAAACCCCAGGTTTCCTCTGATTCCTGCTGCAAATGAGGTTGAAAGCTAAACTTACTCAGATGCACACAAGACATTGGCAGGTTTGTGTATAGTATTAAGCTTATGTAGATTAATTGCCACACCAGGTGCTAGACCATGAACATTTGGGTGGGTCATATGAGTAGCTAAACTATAGCGGCTATAGGGTAGTAAGGTTAATCATGCAGGCCTTTCCAAAAATTGTAGCAGCTGGAAGGGTTTTTCCTGTTCACGCTTCTCAACACCTGACCAGGAACCTGTCTTTAATTTGCCCCAACCGTGAATTCAGGTGTTCGTTTGACACATGCAAAGCAATCTACCGACCATGTGCCGAACATTTTGAATTGGGGACCGTCTCCGTCAATCTGTTTTGTAACTGGACCAGCCCTGCTGTGCGGTGCAGCTGGAACAATTAGCATGAATGAATGCTTCCAAAATCTCAGATCATTTGCACCTTTTCCCCTTTGCATTGTTTAGAGTTGTGGATTCGACTCTTTTCTTGTCATTTTGGCTGGCTCTGCTTGGCAACCAGCTGGACATGGGAGCAAAAGCCAGGAGGCTGGCTGTGACTAGCAATGGCAATACCACAGGCAGCTCCTGGTCGGCTCCGTCGCTAAGCACAGATGTACATACATCTTTTGCAGCATTGGCAAACCAGGCCAGCTTGGAAATGCAGCATAATTGCACACTAATTCCTAATGATACGGCACTATGAAGCTGTGAACGTGCGACTTTGTCTTTGCCTTTGAGCTGCATAGCTGTCCAGTCAAAGAGCAAAGCTGTCAGATTAACAAGCAGCCCCCACAAAAAGTGGTGAGACAACACACAACAGCCTAGCACAGGCACAGGCTCAACTGCACAACCCATCTCATCTCTCTTTAGCCTCTGCAGCAGCCTTGCTGTTGCAATGTGCTCTGTTGCAATGCTGCACAAGTAAACAGACTACTGGTAGCAAGCAGCTAGCCGTTGGCATTTTTTTTTTATGTGAAGCCGTTGGCAGGTTGGCTGGGGGCTGAGTGGCTGACCATGCACCGCAAAAGCAAAGCCACCCCCCGCCTGCCGAAGCCCACGGGCCCCACGAGCTCAACGGCCCGACCCAACGGCTCCCTCCCTCTCCGCCCGCCTACCTGTCGCCACCCCCATTGGCCCCGACTCCGTAGCCGTTACGCTCTCACTATATAGCCGTTTCTCCCCTCTCCTCCGATCCCCCACTCCAcggtcctctctctctctctctctctctctctcttactcaTCTCCCCtcctcgccaccgccgccgtgaaATCCGCACGCGTGCTTCCTGCCGAGTTGTGAGCTGTGATTGTGAGTGAGTGCCATGGCCGTGGAGGCTGTGTCCGGAAATGGCGCCGAGGCGgttgcgccggcgccggcgaaggAGGTGAGCGCCAAGGAGGCGGTTGCGGTGTCCAAGAACGCGTCGTTCAGGGAGGAGAGCAACTTCCTGGACGATCTCAAGGAGAGCGAGCGTAAGGCGCTCGCCGAGCTCCGCGACAAGGTCGAGACGGCCATCATGGAGGGCAAGCTGTTCGACGACGGCAAGCCGGAGGCGAAGGAGAAGGGGGAGGCCAAGAAGAAGGCTGAGAAGGCCGTGGAGAAGAAAGAGGAGGAGCCCGAAtccgaggagaagggagaggaggacggCAAGAAGGAGGCCgacgccgaggaggagaagaaggaaagcGATGAGGAaggggagaagaagaaggccgaGGAAGAGAGTGGAGAAGACAccaaggaggaggccaagaaagAGGAAGCAGGCGAGAAGGCGGCggcgaaggaggaggagaagccggCGGAGACcgcggccgtcgtcgtcgtcgacaaGGACATCGCGCTGTGGGGCGTGCCTCTGCTCCCGAGCAAGGGCGACGAAGCCACGGACGTGGTGCTCCTCAAGTTCCTCCGCGCGCGCGACTTCAAGGCCGGCGCCGCGTTCGAGATGCTGCGCCGCACGCTCCGCTGGCGCAGGGACTGGACCGGCTTCAGCGGCGACGCCGATGACGCCGACCTCCCCGAGGAACTCGCGGGCGCGTGCTACCTGGACGGCGCGGACCGCGAGGGCCACCCGGTGTGCTACAACGCGCTGGGCGTGTTCGCGGACGACGCCGTGTACAAGAAGGCGCTGGGCACCGAGGAAGGCAAGGCCAGGTTCCTCCGGTGGCGGGTGCGCGCCATGGAGCGCCACGTCGCCAAGCTGGACCTGAGGCCCGGCGGCGCCGCGTCGCTGCTGCAGGTGACCGACCTCAAGAACTCGCCGGGCCCGGCCAAGAAGGACCTCCGCGTCGCCGTCAAGCAGGTGCTCGACCTGTTCCAGGACAACTACCCCGAGCTCGTCGCAAGAAACGTGAGTGTGCTCATCCATCATCGATCGGGTAGAATTTCTCGGCCGAGTGATTTAATATGGTTATGTGTGATTTCCCTCCACCTGCAGATCTTGATCAATGTGCCGTTCTGGTACTACGCGTTCAGCACCCTGTTCTACCCGTTCCTGACGCAGAGGACCAAGAACAAGTTCGTCGTTGCTCGCCCGTCCAAGGTCACCGAGACCCTCCTCAAGTAAGTCCAAGTGGTCGAACATGTCTTGTTGCCAATCTTACAAGAAATTTTGGACAAGTTTCTGATAAACATCGTGCACCTTCTCTGAAGGTACATTCCGATTGAGGCCATCCCGGTGAAGTACGGCGGCCTGAAGCGCGACGGCGACACCGAGTTCTCCgcggacgacggcgaggtcacggAGATCACCGTCAAGGGAAGCTCCACGCAGACCATCGAGATCGAAGCCACTGAGGTACAGTGCTGACACATGAATGAATGAACAAGAAGTTTATATTCAGACAATGCGGGCCGGATTGACACGGCCGTTTCTTTGCAGGGTGACGCCACGCTGACATGGGACCTGACGGTGCTGGGGTGGGAGGTGAACTACAAGGAGGAGTTCGTGCCGGCGGACGAGGGCTCCTACACCATCATCATCAGGAAGGGCAAGAAGATGGGgtccggcgaggaggcggtccACAACTCGTTCCGCGCCGGCGAGCCGGGAAAGGTGGTGCTCACCGTCGAGAACACCTCGCACAGGAAGAAGGAGGTGCTGTTCAGGCACAAGGCCAAGAGCGCCTGCGCCAAGAAGTGCTGAGAGGCTCGGTAGAAACATGGATGGAATCGAATTGTTTGAGGCTGGAGAGATTTGGGAGTGAGATTGATTGTGGATTCAATATTATTCATTCATTACATTCTTTGTATGTAAGCGAGAGAGAGAACATTATTTGGTGATTATTTGAGGTGGTTTGTTGCGGCAAAAAAAAATACAGAGTTTCGATTGAGGAATTGTGAAATATCACAAAAGTTTCATGTGAAAGATGCGGGAATTGTGAAAAACCGACTATGTCAGACTTAACAAGCACTCTGCGTTAGCAACTTCAGCAGAAACGTCAGCAGAAAATTGTGAAAACCTTGCATTCTTGTTTTTTCTCTTCTCATAATCGCGCTTATCCGAACCGGTCCAAGCCTCCCCAAATCCGGTTCCCAGCAAAGACTCCCCTGCATTAACGAAGTGTCAGTCCAGCCAAGATGGAAGCCACCCCTGCAAGTTTGTATAAGATAAACTGTGATGGAGCTTTCGTCAAAGAAACAAGTCTAAGGTAGGTGGGGATTCATCATCCGATATTTCAGCAGGTGTAAGGCGGGcgaatgagtgcctcctcgctCGGTATGGGGTTTGTGGTGTTGGAGATAGATGCAATCACAGCGGCGGAAGCAATACGCCCTCCAGGTTGATTAGGAATTAAACCAGGCCAAGGATCCCTTCGATAATTTATATAGCGATGGAACCATTCCTGTCGTGGAATGGCCCGGAACAGGCTAACCGACCGGAGCTTTAAGCCCCTGGAACCGGCCATTCCGGGCCTGGAATTTTCCTCCGTAATACAAATTTGT includes these proteins:
- the LOC136527437 gene encoding twinkle homolog protein, chloroplastic/mitochondrial-like isoform X1 encodes the protein MPPRPSLHSLLLMAASASSSSAATTAATGGHPHRIRMLHSFSPGRVPRRPEVACCVRGAPDARRSAPAPAPLRSRNVHSASNYGAASEERLGQLIQKLKNEGINPKQWRLGNFQRMLCPQCNGGSSEELSLSVFIRKDGMHATWNCFRSKCGWRGFIQADGVTNISQGKTDIESETDQEVEAKKTANKVYRKVIEEDLNLEPLCDELVEYFSMRMISAETLRRNKVMQRNWNNTISIAFTYRRDGVLVGCKYRAVDKTFSQEANTEKIFYGLDDIKRAHDVIIVEGEIDKLSMDEAGYRNCVSVPDGAPPKVSSKIPNKEQDKKYNYLWNCKDYLNSASRIILATDDDHPGQALAEELARRLGKERCWRVKWPKKNDTDTCKDANEVLMFLGPQALRKVIEDAELYPIRGLFSFKDFFPEIDNYFLGIHGDELGIHTGWKSLDDLYKVVPGELTVVTGVPNSGKSEWIDALLCNINKQCGWKFVLCSMENKVKEHARKLLEKHIEKPFFDARYGGDAQRMTPDEFEAGKQWLNETFHLIRCEDDSLPSINWVLDLAKAAVLRHGVRGLVIDPYNELDHQRPSNQTETEYVSQILTKVKRFAQHHSCHVWFVAHPRQLHNWNGGPPNMYDISGSAHFINKCDNGIVVHRNRDPNAGPLDVVQVCVRKVRNKVIGQIGDAFLTYDRVTGQYKDAGKSTIAAVTAVQKRQNSYAKSKKDNVAYEMPFPHPVEDDSVSGEDDSISGEDGRNSFGL
- the LOC136527437 gene encoding twinkle homolog protein, chloroplastic/mitochondrial-like isoform X2 — translated: MPPRPSLHSLLLMAASASSSSAATTAATGGHPHRIRMLHSFSPGRVPRRPEVACCVRGAPDARRSAPAPAPLRSRNVHSASNYGAASEERLGQLIQKLKNEGINPKQWRLGNFQRMLCPQCNGGSSEELSLSVFIRKDGMHATWNCFRSKCGWRGFIQADGVTNISQGKTDIESETDQEVEAKKTANKVYRKVIEEDLNLEPLCDELVEYFSMRMISAETLRRNKVMQRNWNNTISIAFTYRRDGVLVGCKYRAVDKTFSQEANTEKIFYGLDDIKRAHDVIIVEGEIDKLSMDEAGYRNCVSVPDGAPPKVSSKIPNKEQDKKYNYLWNCKDYLNSASRIILATDDDHPGQALAEELARRLGKERCWRVKWPKKNDTDTCKDANEVLMFLGPQALRKVIEDAELYPIRGLFSFKDFFPEIDNYFLGIHGDELGIHTGWKSLDDLYKVVPGELTVVTGVPNSGKSEWIDALLCNINKQCGWKFVLCSMENKVKEHARKLLEKHIEKPFFDARYGGDAQRMTPDEFEAGKQWCEDDSLPSINWVLDLAKAAVLRHGVRGLVIDPYNELDHQRPSNQTETEYVSQILTKVKRFAQHHSCHVWFVAHPRQLHNWNGGPPNMYDISGSAHFINKCDNGIVVHRNRDPNAGPLDVVQVCVRKVRNKVIGQIGDAFLTYDRVTGQYKDAGKSTIAAVTAVQKRQNSYAKSKKDNVAYEMPFPHPVEDDSVSGEDDSISGEDGRNSFGL
- the LOC136527438 gene encoding patellin-4 codes for the protein MAVEAVSGNGAEAVAPAPAKEVSAKEAVAVSKNASFREESNFLDDLKESERKALAELRDKVETAIMEGKLFDDGKPEAKEKGEAKKKAEKAVEKKEEEPESEEKGEEDGKKEADAEEEKKESDEEGEKKKAEEESGEDTKEEAKKEEAGEKAAAKEEEKPAETAAVVVVDKDIALWGVPLLPSKGDEATDVVLLKFLRARDFKAGAAFEMLRRTLRWRRDWTGFSGDADDADLPEELAGACYLDGADREGHPVCYNALGVFADDAVYKKALGTEEGKARFLRWRVRAMERHVAKLDLRPGGAASLLQVTDLKNSPGPAKKDLRVAVKQVLDLFQDNYPELVARNILINVPFWYYAFSTLFYPFLTQRTKNKFVVARPSKVTETLLKYIPIEAIPVKYGGLKRDGDTEFSADDGEVTEITVKGSSTQTIEIEATEGDATLTWDLTVLGWEVNYKEEFVPADEGSYTIIIRKGKKMGSGEEAVHNSFRAGEPGKVVLTVENTSHRKKEVLFRHKAKSACAKKC